One Sphingobacteriales bacterium genomic window carries:
- the rocD gene encoding ornithine--oxo-acid transaminase — protein MPATLTSNYFIELEDKYGAHNYHPVPVVLSRGEGVYVWDCEDRRYYDFLSAYSAVNQGHCHPKIVAALIEQAQKLTLTSRAFYNDALGEYEKYITELFGYDKVLPMNSGAEAVETALKLCRRWGYAVKGIQPYEAVIVVCDGNFHGRTTTIVSFSQDPDSYGGFGPFTPGFVRIPYNDTAALEAALQNKNVCGFLVEPLQGEAGVQVPDEGYLKKAADLCRAHQVLLIADEIQTGLARTGKMLCCDHEEVHPDVLILGKALSGGLLPVSAVLADDDIMLTIQPGQHGSTYGGNPLACRVAVAALEVLIEENLAANADYLGKILRRELRQLQQESSLIKTVRGKGLLNAIVIEHSHKEAAWELCMNLKERGLLAKPTHGDKIRFAPPLVMNEAQLMECVGIIRDTVLNFEMES, from the coding sequence ATGCCAGCAACGCTTACTTCCAACTACTTCATAGAACTTGAAGATAAATACGGCGCACATAATTATCACCCTGTTCCTGTTGTGCTTTCGCGCGGCGAGGGCGTGTATGTGTGGGATTGTGAAGACCGCCGCTATTACGATTTCCTTTCGGCATATTCTGCCGTCAATCAGGGGCATTGCCACCCCAAAATTGTGGCTGCACTGATAGAGCAAGCTCAAAAACTGACGCTCACCTCCCGCGCTTTTTACAACGATGCGCTCGGCGAATACGAAAAATACATCACAGAACTTTTCGGCTACGACAAAGTGCTGCCGATGAACTCCGGTGCCGAAGCCGTAGAAACTGCCCTCAAACTCTGCCGCCGCTGGGGGTATGCCGTCAAGGGTATTCAGCCTTACGAAGCCGTGATAGTGGTGTGTGACGGTAATTTTCACGGGCGCACCACCACCATTGTATCTTTTTCGCAAGACCCCGACAGCTACGGCGGTTTTGGTCCTTTTACGCCCGGTTTTGTGCGTATTCCCTACAACGATACCGCCGCTTTGGAAGCGGCTCTTCAAAATAAAAATGTGTGCGGCTTTTTGGTAGAACCCCTTCAGGGCGAAGCGGGTGTGCAAGTACCCGACGAAGGCTACCTGAAAAAAGCTGCCGATTTGTGCCGTGCGCATCAGGTGTTGTTGATTGCCGATGAAATACAGACCGGATTGGCGCGCACCGGAAAAATGCTCTGCTGCGACCACGAGGAAGTGCACCCCGATGTGCTCATTTTGGGTAAAGCCCTTTCGGGCGGATTGTTGCCGGTGTCGGCGGTGCTGGCAGATGATGACATTATGCTCACCATTCAGCCCGGACAACACGGCTCTACCTACGGCGGCAATCCTTTAGCGTGTCGGGTGGCGGTGGCGGCTTTGGAAGTATTGATAGAGGAAAATTTGGCTGCCAATGCCGATTATTTGGGAAAAATACTGCGCCGCGAGTTGCGTCAATTGCAGCAGGAGAGTTCTTTGATAAAAACGGTACGCGGCAAGGGTTTGCTCAATGCCATCGTTATCGAGCACTCCCATAAAGAGGCAGCGTGGGAATTGTGTATGAATTTGAAAGAAAGAGGCTTGCTCGCCAAGCCCACCCACGGCGACAAAATCCGTTTTGCACCGCCTTTGGTGATGAACGAAGCCCAACTGATGGAGTGTGTAGGTATTATTCGCGATACCGTCCTGAATTTTGAAATGGAATCATAG
- a CDS encoding ABC transporter permease, producing the protein MTYIEGRAASVGKRRQTSYIYAISSITLVLFVLGVFGILLLNAQRISQMLRETLEITIALKDTATAADIEQLQKQLRQQPYTKEVLYIDKEQAAEQFIKEYGEDFVSILNFNPLFNTLSLHLKATHADEANLKTIETFLEQQSTVQDLYYPENVLSLINRNVQRVSIILMVLGAVFLFITIALIDSTIKLSMYSSRFLIKSMQLVGATRQFISRPFIRKSIANGLVSGFMACLMLLALIYFIQQNLPEFSLHSNLLMYLYIFFTVILLGILISWWSTKAAVIKYLKLQLDELY; encoded by the coding sequence ATGACTTATATAGAAGGACGTGCTGCTTCTGTGGGCAAACGCCGCCAAACTTCCTACATTTATGCCATCAGCAGCATTACATTGGTATTGTTTGTTTTGGGTGTGTTCGGAATTTTGCTGCTCAATGCCCAGCGTATATCGCAAATGCTCCGCGAAACGCTCGAAATTACCATTGCGCTCAAAGACACCGCCACCGCCGCCGACATTGAGCAGCTGCAAAAGCAACTTCGGCAGCAGCCCTATACCAAAGAGGTGTTGTATATAGATAAAGAGCAGGCAGCAGAGCAATTTATAAAAGAATATGGCGAAGACTTTGTGAGTATTCTGAACTTTAATCCTCTGTTCAACACGCTGAGTTTGCACCTCAAAGCCACCCACGCCGATGAAGCAAATTTAAAAACGATAGAAACTTTTTTAGAGCAACAAAGTACTGTTCAGGATTTGTATTATCCCGAAAATGTACTGAGCCTCATCAATCGCAACGTACAAAGGGTGAGCATTATTTTAATGGTATTGGGGGCGGTATTTTTGTTTATCACCATCGCCCTTATCGACAGCACCATCAAACTTTCTATGTATTCGAGTCGTTTTCTTATCAAAAGTATGCAGTTGGTAGGTGCTACACGCCAATTTATCAGTCGTCCTTTTATCCGAAAAAGCATCGCAAATGGTTTGGTGAGCGGTTTTATGGCTTGCCTGATGCTCCTGGCACTCATCTATTTTATACAGCAAAATCTGCCTGAATTTTCGCTGCATAGCAATTTGCTGATGTATCTGTATATCTTTTTTACGGTGATATTATTGGGTATTTTAATTTCGTGGTGGAGTACCAAAGCGGCGGTTATCAAGTATTTAAAACTGCAATTGGACGAGTTGTATTAA
- a CDS encoding fumarylacetoacetate hydrolase family protein, with amino-acid sequence MKIFCVGRNYAQHAKELGNNLPEQPLIFSKFPTAVLRDNQDFYLPDFSSNIHHELELVVRISKNGKHIAEKFAHNYYQDITVGIDFTARDLQQQLQQKGQPWEIAKAFDNSAPLGNFVPLASLQQASNIEFHLLKNGETVQHGFSGDMIFGIDALIAYISRYFTLQQGDLLFTGTPEGVGKVAIGDRLQAFIEGKELLNFEVK; translated from the coding sequence ATGAAAATATTTTGCGTAGGGCGCAATTATGCCCAACACGCCAAAGAATTGGGCAATAACTTGCCGGAGCAGCCGCTTATTTTTTCAAAATTTCCTACGGCGGTGCTGCGCGACAATCAGGATTTTTATCTGCCCGACTTTTCCTCCAATATACACCACGAATTGGAATTGGTGGTGCGTATCAGCAAAAACGGCAAGCACATCGCCGAAAAATTTGCCCACAACTACTATCAGGACATCACCGTAGGTATTGATTTCACCGCCCGCGACCTCCAGCAGCAACTCCAACAAAAAGGGCAGCCCTGGGAAATTGCCAAAGCATTTGACAATTCCGCGCCTTTGGGCAATTTTGTTCCTTTGGCTTCGTTACAACAAGCGTCCAACATTGAATTTCACCTGCTCAAAAACGGCGAAACCGTACAACACGGTTTTTCGGGCGATATGATTTTCGGCATTGATGCGCTCATTGCTTATATATCGCGCTATTTTACGTTGCAGCAAGGCGATTTGCTCTTTACCGGCACGCCCGAAGGCGTGGGCAAAGTGGCAATCGGCGACCGCTTACAGGCTTTTATTGAGGGTAAAGAGTTGCTTAACTTTGAAGTAAAATAG
- a CDS encoding VWA domain-containing protein, producing MKIFFKGTLTMVLLAMVLSVVACKKDEAPLATKNFELYLNYWNPSGSDPQVEFDQAQTSPEIIIDFSKEFGSELVPPNLVTVNIDNMRILDENSFNYEIAEIEAYELKENTWKQDVEFTMDFVPTQDLAVYLVLDASKSLGDDFDDVKQYAQSFVNQIFENVPNARIGVITFSTEVRIKELGTNRTDILNYIDSTPTGDYTALYSAMDLAITKLKAATAESKAILTFTDGIDNMAPQELNPAYLRDQVMNDSTNAKIITYNIGLKGANRTIDEEALEYLSLNGGKAEFPNSVQDLGEVFKNFSQSISTVYTLQYIRNRQQVLEQSKRQLKFLIKAKRK from the coding sequence ATGAAGATTTTTTTCAAGGGTACACTTACAATGGTGTTGCTCGCTATGGTGTTGAGTGTGGTCGCCTGCAAAAAGGACGAAGCCCCGCTCGCTACCAAAAATTTTGAGTTGTACCTCAACTACTGGAATCCGAGCGGCAGCGACCCGCAGGTGGAATTTGACCAAGCCCAAACCTCGCCCGAAATTATTATTGATTTTTCCAAAGAATTCGGCAGCGAATTAGTGCCGCCCAATTTGGTGACGGTCAATATTGACAATATGCGTATTTTGGACGAAAACTCGTTCAATTACGAAATTGCCGAAATAGAAGCCTACGAACTTAAAGAAAATACTTGGAAACAAGATGTGGAATTTACGATGGATTTTGTGCCCACACAGGATTTAGCCGTGTATTTGGTATTAGATGCGAGCAAATCGCTCGGCGACGACTTTGATGATGTAAAGCAATATGCACAAAGTTTTGTAAATCAGATTTTTGAAAATGTACCCAATGCGCGTATCGGGGTTATTACTTTTTCGACAGAGGTACGCATCAAAGAACTCGGCACCAACCGCACCGACATTTTGAACTACATCGACTCCACGCCTACCGGAGACTATACAGCACTGTACAGTGCTATGGATTTGGCAATTACAAAACTCAAAGCCGCCACCGCCGAATCGAAGGCAATTCTTACTTTTACTGACGGTATTGATAATATGGCTCCACAAGAGCTTAATCCTGCCTACCTGCGCGACCAAGTGATGAACGACAGCACCAACGCAAAAATCATCACTTATAATATTGGCTTGAAAGGTGCCAACCGCACCATTGACGAAGAAGCATTGGAATATTTATCGCTCAATGGCGGAAAAGCAGAATTTCCGAACTCGGTGCAGGATTTGGGCGAAGTATTTAAAAATTTCTCGCAATCCATTTCTACGGTTTATACGTTGCAATATATTCGCAACCGCCAACAGGTATTGGAACAAAGCAAACGCCAGCTTAAATTTTTGATTAAAGCAAAAAGAAAATAA
- a CDS encoding (d)CMP kinase, producing MNFSKIIIAVDGYSSCGKSTLAKQLAKALNYIYIDSGAMYRAVTLYCLRKNIDVNNAAAVINTLPNIHIDFRRNAQGDNECYLNGENVEAHIRSQSVAENVSEVSLIKEVRQFLVQKQQEMGQARGIVMDGRDIGTVVFPDAELKVFLTADLHTRTQRRYEELLSKGIMTTLEEVSQNLQHRDHLDTHRQESPLYRAKDAILLDNTLLTREKQFQMVFNMAQRIIAESTTAEQIN from the coding sequence ATGAACTTCTCAAAAATTATTATCGCAGTGGACGGCTACTCGTCTTGCGGCAAAAGCACCTTAGCCAAGCAGTTGGCGAAAGCCCTGAACTATATCTACATCGACTCCGGTGCGATGTATCGCGCAGTGACCTTATATTGCCTTCGTAAAAATATTGACGTAAATAATGCCGCCGCCGTCATAAACACCTTGCCCAATATACATATAGATTTCCGGCGCAACGCACAGGGCGATAATGAATGTTACTTAAACGGCGAAAATGTGGAAGCGCACATACGCAGCCAATCGGTAGCCGAAAACGTGAGCGAAGTCAGCCTGATTAAAGAAGTGCGGCAGTTTTTGGTGCAAAAGCAACAGGAAATGGGGCAGGCGCGCGGTATCGTGATGGACGGGCGCGACATTGGCACGGTGGTGTTTCCCGATGCTGAGTTAAAAGTGTTTTTGACCGCCGACCTTCATACCCGCACCCAACGCCGCTACGAAGAACTGCTCTCCAAAGGCATAATGACGACCTTAGAAGAAGTGAGCCAAAACCTCCAACACCGCGACCATTTAGATACGCATCGGCAGGAAAGCCCCCTGTATCGCGCCAAAGATGCCATTTTATTGGATAATACCCTGCTCACGCGCGAAAAGCAATTTCAGATGGTATTTAACATGGCACAACGCATCATTGCAGAAAGTACCACCGCCGAACAAATCAATTAA
- a CDS encoding isoprenylcysteine carboxylmethyltransferase family protein yields MDKIGHFLYRHRVWILPCLYLLLLLPSPPLRYNYMSMLVLGWLLAVLGQALRLLSIGTESPTRYGKDTKIFASKLITEGTYKIVRNPMYLGNLMILTGLIFIANSLQFFVFFLPLAIGVYAFIIFSEEKYLNEKFSEQYSHYKASTSRFVPKLSEVENALAHGSFNWKRILYYEDYSAFMWIMAALILTAFNTYSEDSSFSPFQQFFPFILMILVLATAYGAVQWLKYSGRLLLEDKI; encoded by the coding sequence ATGGATAAGATAGGACATTTTTTGTATCGCCATCGGGTGTGGATACTTCCTTGCTTGTATTTGCTGCTGCTGTTGCCTTCGCCGCCACTGCGTTACAATTATATGTCTATGTTGGTGCTGGGGTGGCTGTTGGCAGTATTGGGGCAGGCGCTGCGCTTGTTGAGTATCGGCACCGAAAGCCCTACGCGCTACGGAAAAGACACCAAAATTTTTGCTTCTAAACTTATCACCGAAGGGACTTACAAAATAGTAAGAAATCCTATGTATTTGGGTAATTTGATGATTTTAACAGGATTGATTTTTATCGCCAACTCACTGCAATTTTTTGTATTTTTTCTGCCTTTGGCGATAGGGGTTTATGCGTTTATTATCTTTTCTGAAGAAAAATACCTCAACGAAAAATTCTCCGAGCAATATTCGCACTATAAAGCCTCTACATCTCGTTTTGTGCCCAAGCTGTCCGAAGTAGAAAACGCTTTAGCACATGGCTCATTCAATTGGAAACGTATTTTGTATTATGAAGATTATTCGGCATTTATGTGGATAATGGCAGCTCTTATTCTTACAGCTTTCAACACCTATTCCGAAGATTCTTCTTTTTCTCCATTCCAACAGTTTTTTCCTTTTATCCTGATGATATTGGTGCTTGCCACGGCTTATGGTGCTGTGCAATGGCTCAAATACAGCGGCAGGTTATTATTGGAAGATAAAATCTGA
- a CDS encoding thioredoxin family protein — translation MNKLLSVILCCLMLQFSSFAQSSFNAGNGIRFENTSLEEIVAKAEAEGKAIFIETYASWCRSCKWMEHNSFGNNAVIDFYNDNFISLRLDVDREGKAFADRFGVRMVPTLFYFDSKQNLLIKEEGAQEVQDLLKLGKKAVKKAN, via the coding sequence ATGAATAAATTATTGTCGGTTATTTTATGCTGCCTGATGTTGCAGTTTTCGTCTTTTGCGCAGTCATCTTTCAATGCAGGAAATGGTATCCGGTTTGAAAATACTTCGCTGGAAGAGATAGTAGCCAAAGCAGAAGCAGAAGGCAAAGCCATTTTTATAGAAACCTACGCTTCGTGGTGTCGCAGTTGTAAATGGATGGAACACAACAGTTTTGGCAACAACGCAGTAATAGATTTTTACAACGATAATTTTATCAGCCTTCGTTTAGATGTGGACAGAGAAGGCAAAGCCTTTGCCGACCGTTTTGGTGTGCGTATGGTTCCTACACTTTTTTATTTCGATAGCAAGCAAAATTTATTAATAAAAGAAGAAGGCGCACAAGAAGTGCAAGACTTATTGAAATTAGGAAAAAAAGCAGTAAAAAAAGCAAATTAA
- a CDS encoding glycosyltransferase family 2 protein: MSPAVSPITLSVVIPVYNEEENVALLHEEIKAVCEAQHYLYEIIIIDDGSTDQTAAIARQLSPVYFIRFRKNFGQTAALNAGVQQAQYPYVVTMDGDRQNDPKDIPNLLNALIEKDLDIVSGWRRLRKDTFLKHFVSRGANMLRKLLINDGINDSGCSLKVYRKECFDHITLYGEMHRFVPALLKIKGFKIGEIPVNHRPRVAGVTKYNWRRTVKGFVDMISVWFWKKFSTRPLHLLGGVGLLLIFVGLLTGFYTTYLYLKGQGMSESAWPILTMFLILAGVQLFVSGLIADIVIKNYFETTTDVPYSIKEVVKNQ, translated from the coding sequence ATGTCGCCTGCTGTTTCCCCGATTACGTTGTCGGTTGTAATTCCGGTATATAACGAAGAAGAAAATGTAGCCCTGCTGCACGAAGAAATAAAAGCAGTATGCGAAGCCCAGCATTATTTATACGAGATTATCATCATTGATGACGGCTCTACCGACCAAACTGCCGCCATTGCCCGTCAGTTGTCGCCGGTATATTTTATTCGGTTTCGCAAAAATTTCGGACAAACGGCGGCTTTGAATGCCGGTGTGCAGCAGGCACAATATCCGTATGTAGTAACCATGGACGGCGACCGCCAAAATGACCCCAAAGATATTCCGAACCTGCTCAACGCTTTGATAGAAAAGGATTTGGATATTGTATCGGGGTGGCGTAGGCTGCGCAAAGATACCTTTTTGAAACATTTTGTGTCGCGAGGGGCAAATATGCTGCGCAAATTACTTATCAACGATGGTATTAACGACAGTGGTTGCTCGTTGAAAGTATATCGGAAAGAATGTTTTGACCATATCACTTTATATGGCGAAATGCACCGTTTTGTGCCTGCATTATTAAAAATAAAAGGGTTTAAAATCGGAGAAATACCGGTCAATCACCGCCCGCGCGTGGCGGGTGTCACTAAATACAATTGGCGGCGAACCGTAAAAGGATTTGTAGATATGATATCGGTGTGGTTTTGGAAAAAATTTTCCACACGCCCCTTGCACCTGCTCGGTGGTGTCGGCTTGCTGTTGATTTTTGTGGGCTTGCTGACGGGTTTTTATACCACTTATCTGTATTTGAAAGGACAAGGCATGTCGGAAAGTGCCTGGCCTATTCTGACAATGTTTTTAATATTGGCGGGTGTACAATTATTTGTATCGGGGCTTATTGCGGACATTGTTATCAAAAACTATTTTGAGACCACTACTGATGTTCCATACAGTATTAAAGAGGTGGTGAAGAATCAGTAA
- a CDS encoding WbqC family protein: MLSPVAKKIIITQSNYIPWKGYFDAFQLVDEWVILDEVQYTRRDWRNRNMLKTPKGLQWLSIPVENKGKFFQKISETHSTDNHWRSLHWDTWRQYYTKAPFFKQYRDELEHLYLGSKERNLSVINRTFSEAILKALEIPLKIRSDSDFVVTTTDATERLIQICVQCGASDYYSGAAAKNYLNEALFEQHHIRLHYLDYSAYPTYPQLYGDFVHNVSALDLLLNVGGAAAKNYLKFSPQRSS; encoded by the coding sequence ATGCTTTCCCCTGTTGCCAAAAAAATTATCATCACACAATCCAATTATATCCCCTGGAAAGGGTACTTTGATGCTTTTCAGTTGGTGGACGAGTGGGTGATTTTAGATGAGGTGCAATATACCCGCCGCGACTGGCGCAACCGCAATATGCTCAAAACACCAAAAGGTTTGCAGTGGCTCAGTATTCCGGTGGAAAATAAGGGAAAGTTTTTTCAGAAAATATCCGAAACCCACAGCACCGACAACCATTGGCGGAGTCTGCACTGGGACACTTGGCGGCAATATTACACCAAAGCTCCTTTTTTCAAACAATACCGCGATGAGTTGGAGCATTTGTATTTGGGCAGCAAGGAGCGCAATTTGTCTGTCATCAACCGCACTTTCAGCGAGGCAATTTTAAAAGCATTAGAAATTCCTTTGAAAATTCGCAGCGACAGCGATTTTGTCGTCACCACCACCGATGCCACCGAACGCCTCATTCAAATATGTGTGCAATGCGGCGCAAGCGACTATTACAGCGGGGCGGCGGCAAAAAATTATCTCAACGAAGCCTTATTTGAACAACACCACATTCGTTTGCATTATTTAGATTATTCGGCATATCCGACCTATCCGCAACTGTACGGCGATTTTGTTCATAACGTGAGTGCATTGGATTTGCTATTGAACGTTGGCGGAGCAGCAGCAAAAAATTATCTTAAATTTTCGCCTCAACGCTCATCTTAA
- a CDS encoding cytochrome c oxidase subunit 3 translates to MKNNATEISPLSKISPLKTVLYFLLAGIVMLFLVLTLAYLYAAPAWKWEQFRFPKYFLVSTLILSASGWFLQQTKVYFEQDAAVPLRRALLLTSVLGLAFTATQLLAWNELKQAGVFFSGTPDGSYLYLLSGLHALHLLAGMLWLWYLTYHCYRHTQDAVASLLYFSNRQQALHLELLRTYWQVLGVLWIYLLFFFLFFHL, encoded by the coding sequence ATGAAAAATAATGCCACCGAAATTTCTCCTTTATCCAAAATATCGCCTCTCAAAACCGTGCTGTATTTTTTGCTGGCGGGTATTGTAATGCTGTTTTTGGTGCTTACACTCGCTTATTTATATGCTGCTCCGGCCTGGAAATGGGAGCAATTTCGTTTTCCGAAATATTTTTTAGTGAGCACCCTGATTTTGTCGGCGAGTGGCTGGTTTTTGCAGCAAACGAAAGTTTATTTTGAGCAAGATGCCGCCGTACCTTTGCGCCGCGCCTTATTGCTCACTTCGGTGTTGGGTTTGGCATTTACGGCTACACAATTGCTGGCGTGGAACGAACTGAAACAGGCGGGTGTTTTTTTTAGCGGCACACCCGATGGTTCTTATTTGTATTTGCTGTCGGGGCTGCACGCTTTGCACTTGCTGGCGGGTATGTTGTGGTTGTGGTATCTTACCTACCATTGTTATCGCCACACGCAAGATGCCGTAGCCTCTTTGCTGTATTTCTCCAATCGGCAGCAAGCCCTTCATCTCGAGCTGCTACGCACCTACTGGCAAGTATTGGGCGTTTTGTGGATTTATCTACTCTTTTTCTTTTTATTTTTTCATTTATAG
- a CDS encoding SDR family oxidoreductase codes for MSLLPPKFCSNVLPNTTTASSKRGSLSRQKANFLFLVVSHKKVALITGASSGIGEALAYKLAREGCVVVLAARNTDKLQAIAEKIKQQGGEALALRCDVSEEADCSQVVNECILRFGRLDIVIANAGISMRATLEDSHTSVLHQVMNINFWGMVYCFKYAQPYVKQSRGNLVAISSVAGFRGLPARTAYSASKGAINLFVEALRCELLESGVSVQLICPGYTASNIRNAALNERGEAQGDSPLDESKLMSAESVANATWQAIQKRRRTVVLGGEEKLALWLNRWVPAWLDKLLYRRLKKEKGSPLK; via the coding sequence ATGAGTTTATTGCCTCCAAAATTTTGCTCAAATGTCCTTCCAAATACAACGACGGCAAGCTCGAAACGAGGGAGTTTGAGTCGGCAAAAGGCTAATTTTCTTTTTTTGGTGGTCTCTCATAAAAAAGTAGCCCTGATAACAGGTGCTTCGTCGGGCATCGGCGAGGCTTTGGCGTATAAACTCGCCCGCGAGGGCTGTGTGGTGGTGCTGGCAGCACGCAATACCGACAAGTTGCAGGCGATAGCAGAAAAAATAAAGCAACAAGGCGGCGAAGCCTTAGCTTTGCGCTGCGATGTGAGTGAAGAGGCAGATTGCAGTCAGGTAGTAAATGAATGTATTTTGCGCTTTGGGCGTTTAGATATCGTAATTGCCAATGCCGGAATTTCTATGCGGGCAACATTAGAAGATAGCCATACTTCGGTGCTGCATCAGGTGATGAATATCAATTTTTGGGGTATGGTATATTGCTTTAAATATGCCCAGCCTTATGTGAAGCAAAGTCGCGGCAATTTGGTGGCGATTTCCTCTGTCGCCGGATTTCGTGGTTTGCCTGCCCGCACCGCTTATTCGGCTTCCAAAGGAGCGATAAACTTGTTTGTAGAAGCCCTGCGCTGCGAATTGTTAGAAAGCGGCGTAAGTGTGCAGCTCATTTGCCCGGGCTACACCGCCTCCAATATCCGCAATGCCGCCCTCAACGAACGCGGCGAAGCACAAGGCGACTCGCCCTTGGACGAAAGCAAGCTGATGAGTGCCGAAAGCGTTGCCAATGCCACTTGGCAGGCTATCCAAAAACGCCGCCGCACGGTGGTTTTGGGCGGCGAAGAAAAGCTGGCTTTGTGGCTCAATCGTTGGGTACCGGCTTGGTTGGATAAATTATTGTACCGCCGCCTGAAAAAAGAAAAAGGTTCTCCTTTGAAATAA
- a CDS encoding cytochrome c maturation protein CcmE yields the protein MKKLHIFLLLLIGLCITYIISTSGNYSSYADFGSASSADGKEFQIVGNLNKSKTLYYEPSKDPNYFSFYMYDKKGKEMKVVYKGAQPADFERSEDIVLTGKVQGDEFIASKILLKCPSKYNDGKLETREFESAKG from the coding sequence ATGAAAAAATTACACATATTTTTACTTTTGCTCATTGGCTTGTGCATTACTTATATCATCAGCACCTCCGGCAATTACAGCAGCTACGCCGATTTTGGCAGTGCTTCCTCTGCTGACGGCAAAGAATTTCAAATTGTGGGCAATCTCAATAAATCCAAAACACTCTACTACGAGCCTTCCAAAGACCCCAATTATTTTTCTTTTTATATGTACGATAAAAAAGGAAAAGAAATGAAAGTGGTGTATAAAGGAGCACAACCCGCCGACTTTGAGCGCAGCGAAGATATTGTACTGACGGGCAAGGTGCAGGGCGATGAGTTTATTGCCTCCAAAATTTTGCTCAAATGTCCTTCCAAATACAACGACGGCAAGCTCGAAACGAGGGAGTTTGAGTCGGCAAAAGGCTAA